The DNA segment GCGAGCGGCCGCTTCCTGCGGATGCGGAGGCCCTCGTCACGTCGTTGACCGACGTCTGCTGCGAGGGGCTGCTGGATCGTGTGGAGCGGGACCGGAATCGCTCTTGAGGTTTTGTCAGCCGGACGGTGGAAACCTTCCGTCGATCAGGACCGGAAAGGGCCTGATGACCCCATGCGGCACGTTTTAAAAGTTTGGTGACTCATGGTTTTTCGGAGAGAAGAGTATTGCGGCTATTTGATGTTAAAATAATTATGTGGGTTTATCCTTTTAAGGAGGGCAATTTGTAAGGATGCTTTAACATTCTTATCTATAGACTTTGCTTTTGTGTTATTTCGACGGTTGATGTCGGGAAGTCCGGTGAAAATCCGGCGCGGACCCCGCCACTGTGAGCCTGACGAAGCCGCGGAACCACTGGGAGGTTTTTCCTGGGAAGGTGCGGACGAGGAGGAAGGCGAGCCAGGAGACCGGTCAGCTGCTGAAGATACGGAGCGGCCTTACGAGGATTTGAGGCTATCCACGGGTGGCGTTGTGTCTGCCCCTGGGTAGCCTTTTGCGTTTTTTCGGAAAACACAAGGGGTTCCCGAGAGAGGGGAGGCGAGGCGGATGGGGAGGCACACGGCCCGGGGCTCCTTCGTTCGGGTTCCCTCAGGACGCGGACGAGCATTCATCTGGAGGTGAAATAACGGTGAACCTCAAGACAACGCTCTTCGGACACGTCTATCAATTCAGGGACATCAAGGAGGTTCTTGCGAAGGCCAACGAGGAAAAATCCGGCGATCGGCTTGCGGGGATCATTGCCTCCACCATGGAGGAACGGATAGCGGCCAAGCATGTCCTGGCCAACCTTACGGTCGCTGACCTGCGCAACAATCCGGTCGTCCCCTACGAGGACGACGAAGTCACACGAATCATTCAGGACGACGTCAACGAGAAGATCTATTCGGAGATACAGAATTGGACCATCTCCGACCTCCGGGAGTGGATTCTGTCCAACGAGACCACGGGGGAGCAGATCAAGCGCGTCAGCCGTGGCTTGACTTCCGAGGTCGTGGCGGGCGTGGCGAAGCTCATGACGAACCTGGATCTGATCTACGGAGCCAGCAAGATTCGCATCACCGCCCACTGCAACACCACCATTGGGCTCCCCGGGACGCTGGCCGCGCGATTGCAGCCCAACCACCCGACCGACGACATCGAGGGCATCACCACATCTCTCTACGAGGGGCTGTCCTACGGCGTCGGCGACGCCGTTATAGGGCTCAATCCCGTTGACGACAGTATGGAGAGCGTCAAGAAAGTCCTGCTCCGCTTTCAGGAGGTCAAGGAGAAATTCGGGATCCCCACCCAGATCTGCGTGTTGGCCCACGTCACCACGCAGATGGACGCCGTGCGCCACGGCGCCCCCACCGACCTGATCTTCCAGAGCATCGCGGGCTCCCAGAAGGGGAACGAGGCCTTCGGCATCTCCGCTGAAATGATTGCAGAGGCCGAGGACCTGGCGGCCCACGAAGGGGTTGGGGTCGGCCCCAACTTCATGTACTTCGAGACCGGCCAGGGTTCGGAGCTCTCGTCCGACGCCCACTTCGGGGCGGATCAGGTGACGATGGAGGCTCGTTGCTACGGCTTCGCCAAACGCTACAAGCCCTTTATCGTCAATACGGTCGTCGGCTTCATCGGACCGGAGTACCTCTACGACAGCCGTCAGGTCATCCGTGCGGGGCTCGAGGACCATTTCATGGGAAAGCTGACGGGCATCTCCATGGGGTGCGACGCCTGCTACACCAACCACATGAAGGCGGACCAGAACGATATCGAGAACCTGGCTGTCCTGCTCACCTCGGCCGGCTGTAACTACTTCATGGGCATTCCCCACGGCGATGATGTCATGCTCAACTACCAGTGCACCGGGTACCACGAGACCCCGACCCTGCGCCAGCTCCTGGGGGTGCGTCCCATCAAGGAGTTCGACGAATGGCTGGAGTCCCAGGGCATCATGAAGGACGGGCGCCTGACGGAGAGGGCCGGGGACGCCTCGCTGTTCCTCTCCCCGAGTGCGGAACGCCGCCCCGTCGGCAACTGAGAACGAGGTGATGCGATATGGTTACTGAGCTCGATATCAGAAAGATGGTGGAAGAGATCATCCGGGATATGGGGCAGACTGCCGCGGACGAGTCTGGGGTAAGTGCTGAGGCGAGCAAAACCGAGTCTCGGCCTGCATCTCCGGAACCCGCCCCGGAGAGCTGCGACGAGGGGCTCCCGGATCTGGCGGAGGTCGATCTGCGCAAACTGTGTCTCGTCCCGAACCCCTTCGATCGGGAGGCGCTCTTGTCCATGAAGCGGAGCACGCCGGCCCGCATCGGGGTCTGGAGGGCGGGCCCGCGCTACAAGACGGAGACGCTGCTGCGCTTCCGCGCCGACCACGCGGCCGCTCAGGACGCGGTGTTCAACGACGTCCCCGAGGAGTTTCTCACGAAGAACAATCTGGAGGTCGTCCAGACGGAATGTGTCGACAAGGATCAGTTCATCACCCGTCCCGACCTGGGACGTCAGTTCTCCGAGGAGTCCAAGGCCGCGATCAAGCGTATCGCCGGCACCGCGGCGCCGAAGGTCCTGGTCTACGTCTCGGATGGCCTGAGCTCGACGGCGGTCGCGGCCAACTCCATGGATGCCTTCAAGACGATGGCCCAGGGCCTGGAACGCCAGTCCATCACCTTGCCCAAGCCCTTTTTCGTCCGGTTTGGACGCGTCCCGGCGATGGATGTGGTCTCCGAGGTCACGGGGGCCGAGGTGGTCTGCGTCCTCATCGGGGAGCGGCCGGGCCTGGTCACCGCGGAGAGCATGTCCGCCTACATCACCTACAAGGGGACGGTGGGGATGCCGGAGGCAAGACGCACGGTGGTCTCCAACATCCATTCGGGCGGAACCCCGGCCGTCGAGGCGGGGGCCTACATCGCGGATATCATCAAGATGATGCTCGAAAAGAAGATCAGCGGCATCGACCTGAAGCTCTGATTTCAGAAGGGGGAAATGCAGAATGAAAGGTGATCCTTTTAAGCAGGCGGCCGGCTCTTTTGAGCCGCAGGCTCAAAATGCCGCGCCGATCGCTTACGTCGAAGCGAAGCCTCGTGGCTTCGTCTTCGACGCGAACGGACGCCTTGTCTGACGCCCCTCCCGAACATCCACGAAAAAGTGAAATTTAGAACCCGGAACAAAGATTTGAATTGGGATTAGGAAAAAGGGGGAAATGCAGAATGAAAGGTGATCCTTTAAAGGCGACACTCCTGAGTGTGAAGATCATCCCCAACGTCAATCCGGATATGGCGGCCTCGCTGGAGTTGAGCCCGGAGCAGCGCAGCATCGGCCTGGTCACAGCGGACAGCGACGACGTGACCTATACGGCGCTGGACGAGGCGACCAAGAAGGCCGATGTGGCCGTGGTCTATGCAAAGTCGTTCTATGCCGGAGCCGCGAACGCCAACACCAAGCTGGCGGGGGAGATCCTCGGGATCATCGCGGGGCCGAACCCTGCGGAGGTCCGGAGTGGGCTGAACGCCATCGCGGATTTCATCGAAAACGAGGCGTGGTTCGTCTCTGCAAATGAGGACGATACGATTCCCTATTACGCGCACTGCATCTCCCGGACCGGCAGCTACCTCTCCAAGGTGGCGGGAGTCCCCGAGGGCGATGCCCTTGCCTACCTGATAGCGCCGCCGCTCGAGGCTATGTACGCGCTCGACGCCGCGCTCAAGGCGGCGGACGTGAAATTGGCCGCCTTCTACGGGCCTCCCTCCGAGACGAATTTCGGCGGCGGGCTTCTGACGGGTTCCCAATCGGCCTGTAAAGCGGCCTGTGACGCATTCGCCCAGGCAGTCGTCTTCGTGGCTGAGAACCCCGTCCTCTATTGACGGATAAGTTCCTGAAGTGCAGGTGACCGTTGTGCAAAACGGCGCGCTGGGGATGGTCGAGACGAGGGGGTTGCTGGGTGCTGTAGAGGCCGCGGATGCGGCACTGAAGAGTGCCGTGGTTACCCTGCTCGGTGCCCGTAGGGTGGGAGGGGGACTGGTCACGGTCCTTTTCTCCGGTGATGTGGCTGCTGTCCGAACGGCGGTGGATGCCGCGTGTGCCTCCTTGGGCAGGTTGAATGTCGAGTTTTCGGCGCACGTCATTCCCAGGCTCGATCCCGAGGTTTGGGCGATTGTCGAGGCACACGGAAACCGTTCCGGCTCCGGACCGGTAAAATCCCTTATTCTCGGGGCGTGCCGTCAAGAAGCCATTGCAGAATCGCCCCTTATGGAAGTCGAGTCCCCCGACGCAGAACCGGTTCCGTACTCTGGGGGCGAGGGGATGATCGGGGAAAAAGGGGGGGCGGAGGAGCTTCCCCGGGCGGACAGGGAAGCGATTATCGGTCAGCTCCGAGCGATGACCGTTGCGGATTTGCGGCGATTGGCTCGAGAGGTCGCACTCGACTCCCTGACGCGGCGTCAGATCCGGGACGCCAATA comes from the Fretibacterium sp. OH1220_COT-178 genome and includes:
- the eutL gene encoding ethanolamine utilization microcompartment protein EutL, which gives rise to MKGDPLKATLLSVKIIPNVNPDMAASLELSPEQRSIGLVTADSDDVTYTALDEATKKADVAVVYAKSFYAGAANANTKLAGEILGIIAGPNPAEVRSGLNAIADFIENEAWFVSANEDDTIPYYAHCISRTGSYLSKVAGVPEGDALAYLIAPPLEAMYALDAALKAADVKLAAFYGPPSETNFGGGLLTGSQSACKAACDAFAQAVVFVAENPVLY
- a CDS encoding ethanolamine ammonia-lyase subunit EutB, giving the protein MNLKTTLFGHVYQFRDIKEVLAKANEEKSGDRLAGIIASTMEERIAAKHVLANLTVADLRNNPVVPYEDDEVTRIIQDDVNEKIYSEIQNWTISDLREWILSNETTGEQIKRVSRGLTSEVVAGVAKLMTNLDLIYGASKIRITAHCNTTIGLPGTLAARLQPNHPTDDIEGITTSLYEGLSYGVGDAVIGLNPVDDSMESVKKVLLRFQEVKEKFGIPTQICVLAHVTTQMDAVRHGAPTDLIFQSIAGSQKGNEAFGISAEMIAEAEDLAAHEGVGVGPNFMYFETGQGSELSSDAHFGADQVTMEARCYGFAKRYKPFIVNTVVGFIGPEYLYDSRQVIRAGLEDHFMGKLTGISMGCDACYTNHMKADQNDIENLAVLLTSAGCNYFMGIPHGDDVMLNYQCTGYHETPTLRQLLGVRPIKEFDEWLESQGIMKDGRLTERAGDASLFLSPSAERRPVGN
- a CDS encoding BMC domain-containing protein, with amino-acid sequence MTVVQNGALGMVETRGLLGAVEAADAALKSAVVTLLGARRVGGGLVTVLFSGDVAAVRTAVDAACASLGRLNVEFSAHVIPRLDPEVWAIVEAHGNRSGSGPVKSLILGACRQEAIAESPLMEVESPDAEPVPYSGGEGMIGEKGGAEELPRADREAIIGQLRAMTVADLRRLAREVALDSLTRRQIRDANKRELVVRLSAFFERAAEKERGRFQEKMGQVLSKKRGDKA
- the eutC gene encoding ethanolamine ammonia-lyase subunit EutC; amino-acid sequence: MVTELDIRKMVEEIIRDMGQTAADESGVSAEASKTESRPASPEPAPESCDEGLPDLAEVDLRKLCLVPNPFDREALLSMKRSTPARIGVWRAGPRYKTETLLRFRADHAAAQDAVFNDVPEEFLTKNNLEVVQTECVDKDQFITRPDLGRQFSEESKAAIKRIAGTAAPKVLVYVSDGLSSTAVAANSMDAFKTMAQGLERQSITLPKPFFVRFGRVPAMDVVSEVTGAEVVCVLIGERPGLVTAESMSAYITYKGTVGMPEARRTVVSNIHSGGTPAVEAGAYIADIIKMMLEKKISGIDLKL